A single genomic interval of Daucus carota subsp. sativus chromosome 1, DH1 v3.0, whole genome shotgun sequence harbors:
- the LOC108221965 gene encoding protein MAIN-LIKE 1-like gives MNVGRSGPGPLDGSLLTLQSVHRSQVVWDNIEPPPDFRLRTNFGEYWKAVRAHRPHQMIMDAIRDLGFDCIFRLGQFKHDRGLITAFIERWRGETHTFHLPFGEATITLEDVHHILGLPTEGDPLILRGASSSVEERRVLVGEFLGLLPEAKDDVNRGGLKIKWLVDNFGSCERLEQLDPEDIGYGVQLTYHIRAHLLCVIGSLFPHSSGNRVQLDLLWLMRDMDQLRRYSWGSAVLGFLYQKLCSSSRANCIDFCGYATLVQVWIYERFPSLAPRHRGQPLFEYPLALRWKAPLRRCQVPHAQSRMTQYELDALTPRQFRWRPYADLPAEHHPEATVYLRWTAPAPMMYMSYVEWCYTDRVTRQFGFMQGVPYSSPYPNHQDLHDHYNEQVDWMYAREPFVDLWDTRMERALASPPLMHGEGCTASYLPWFHRVTRRIIINPLHWPQQEGAFQGTQLSPQELEEQLSAMQRAIDPYAPDLGLANHILQDMVTRVQRRPTEQAPARPRARAPAGRRGRPPVTPVVPEEGTYYTHVGSSHLAGTSHSAGHDGAGTFEAGGWSPFIQPSTSEGVPWPQRSRLGDDEAQDDEGPSQDHLSESYVYRPDMSFLEDHTPPPFTQDPSFGSSTYRFGSPPVTFTPMMSTSGQGFTTPLPAFAAFAGDSSPWAYAPVRPPRAAAQPSEVEDESDDEEPSEHEQRQQPPRAAKGKGRRCHTGSHFFGHTKK, from the exons ATGAATGTCGGTCGTTCTGGTCCCGGACCTTTAGACGGGAGTTTGTTGACATTACAGTCTGTGCACAGGTCTCAGGTTGTGTGGGACAACATAGAG CCACCCCCTGATTTCAGATTGAGGACAAACTTTGGGGAGTATTGGAAGGCAGTTCGAGCCCACAGACCGCATCAGATGATCATGGATGCAATCAgggatttaggatttgattgcaTATTTAGGCTGGGACAGTTCAAGCACGACAGGGGTTTGATTACAGCCTTTATTGAGAGATGGCGTGGAGAGACGCACACCTTCCACCTGCCGTTCGGAGAGGCCACTATCACTCTTGAGGATGTTCATCACATTCTCGGGTTACCCACTGAGGGTGATCCACTGATCCTCCGTGGAGCGAGTAGCAGCGTGGAGGAAAGGCGCGTGCTAGTAGGCGAATTTCTTGGGCTATTACCAGAAGCCAAGGACGATGTTAACCGAGGTGGTTTAAAGATCAAATGGCTTGTGGATAACTTCGGGTCTTGTGAGCGGTTGGAGCAGTTGGATCCAGAGGATATAGGTTATGGTGTACAGCTTACCTACCATATTCGGGCGCACCTACTATGCGTTATTGGATCATTGTTCCCCCACAGCAGCGGGAACCGCGTGCAGCTTGACCTTCTATGGTTAATGAGGGACATGGACCAGCTGCGTCGGTATAGCTGGGGTAGTGCTGTTCTTGGCTTCCTATACCAGAAGCTATGTTCTTCTAGCAGGGCTAACTGTATTGATTTCTGTGGCTACGCCACATTGGTACAG GTGTGGATTTACGAGCGCTTTCCGTCACTAGCGCCTAGGCACAGGGGTCAACCCTTGTTCGAGTACCCGCTGGCGCTGAG GTGGAAGGCGCCACTTAGGCGTTGTCAGGTGCCGCATGCGCAGAGCCGCATGACACAATATGAGTTGGATGCGTTGACACCCCGACAGTTTCGATGGAGGCCATATGCTGATTTACCTGCAGAGCATCACCCGGAGGCCACTGTGTACTTGCGTTGGACGGCTCCCGCCCCCATGATGTACATGTCCTACGTCGAGTGGTGCTACACGGACAGGGTGACGAGGCAGTTTGGTTTTATGCAGGGTGTACCATATTCCTCTCCCTACCCTAATCATCAGGACCTGCACGACCACTACAACGAGCAGGTTGATTGGATGTACGCGAGGGAGCCATTTGTTGATCTTTGGGATACGCGCATGGAGCGTGCCCTCGCATCTCCTCCACTTATGCATGGCGAGGGTTGCACTGCCTCATACCTCCCATGGTTCCACAGGGTCACACGTCGAATCATCATTAACCCCTTACACTGGCCACAGCAGGAGGGTGCCTTCCAGGGAACACAGCTCTCGCCACAGGAACTG GAGGAGCAGTTATCCGCTATGCAGCGTGCCATTGACCCTTATGCTCCTGATTTGGGTCTGGCAAACCATATTTTACAGGATATGGTTACTCGTGTACAGCGTCGACCTACGGAACAGGCCCCTGCCAGACCTAGGGCACGGGCTCCTGCAGGGCGTAGGGGACGACCACCAGTCACACCGGTAGTGCCCGAAGAGGGCACTTACTACACCCATGTGGGTAGCTCACACCTTGCAGGCACCTCACATTCTGCAGGTCATGATGGAGCAGGTACTTTTGAGGCTGGTGGTTGGTCTCCATTCATTCAGCCTTCTACATCTGAGGGGGTTCCATGGCCCCAAAGGAGCAGATTAGGGGATGATGAGGCACAGGACGATGAGGGTCCGTCACAGGATCACTTGTCAGAGTCATATGTATATCGTCCTGACATGTCATTCTTAGAGGATCACACACCTCCCCCATTCACCCAGGACCCGTCCTTTGGGAGCAGTACATACAGATTCGGGAGTCCACCTGTCACGTTCACGCCGATGATGTCCACCAGCGGCCAGGGTTTTACCACACCTTTACCCGCTTTTGCTGCATTTGCGGGGGATAGTAGCCCCTGGGCGTACGCACCTGTGCGTCCACCGAGAGCAGCAGCACAGCCGTCGGAGGTTGAGGATGAGTCTGACGATGAGGAGCCATCCGAGCATGAGCAGAGACAGCAGCCACCTAGAGCTGCGAAGGGGAAGGGTCGTAGATGTCACACTGGAAGTCACTTCTTCGGGCATACGAAGAAGTAG